TAAATGCTATTGTTCCAGCCCAGGGTGAAATCAGGATTGGGGTTACCTACCCGCTTGAATACCGGTTCTCTTTTCAGCTGCCCGGAGTCGTCCAGCAGGTACTGCCCTTTGGCATTTTTGATCAGTTCCTTGTTGGAATAGATATCTCCCCAGCTACCACCTTCCTGTATAAATGAGCCAAACATATTCACGCCAAAGTCGGTAAGGGTAAAGCTGTTGGTGTTGTCCGCACCGGGAATATTGGCATTACTGAGTTTGATGACTTTATTTTTGTTGGCGGCGTAGTTGATGGTGCTGGTCCAGTTAATTTTTTTACTGCGTACAGGCGTTACGGTGAGTGTTACTTCCCATCCTTTGTTCTGTATATTACCCATGTTGAGGTAATAGGTCATGTATTTAGAACCCGGAGGGGCGGGCACTTCCATGTATTGCTTGTAGTTATTGTTTTTGTACCAGGTGACGTCAGCGCTGATGCGGCCGTTGAGGAAACGTGCTTCTATACCGGATTCCACGGAATGGTTGTCTTCCGGTTCCAGCGATACACCAGGATAAGGGGTGCGTTGGTTCAGCACCACCCTGGTAACGCCGGCAATGGTTTGCATGGTGAAAGGCGCAGGGTTACTGGAATAGCTGGCGATATCATTCCCTACTTTGGCGAAGGAAAACCTTGCCCGGAGAAATTCTATTGCCTTGGGCAATTTCAGTACATCGCTCAGGATAACGGAAGTTCCGGCGGAATAGTAAAAATAGCCTTTATGCAGGGTGGGTGTATAGGCGAACGTGCTGGACCAGTCGTTCCTGCCGGTGAGGTCGAGGAAGAGGAAGTTTTTTACCCCTAGCTGTACGTTTCCAAACAGGGCCTGCAACTGTTTCTGCTCAATGGTATGCACGGCATCCATGGAATTGGTCATGATATTGGTAACGGAGAATTTATTCGGGTACATCATACCAGGATCTGCATTGGGATTGGCGCCGTTATACGTCCTTTCATGTGCCTTGATATCCGTGATACTGCTGCCGAGGTTGCCGGCAAGATGCAGCCATTTGTTGACTTTCCCGGAGCCGTTGAGCATAAAGTCGCCATACAGCTGGGTATTGAATTCCCGTTCATTGGTATACCGGCCATTGCTGGCGGCGAGTACTACCTGTGTGCCGGCATAGGCTTCCAGTTCGTATTGGTCCAGGGATTTATCGAAGCTGCCACGGCTTTGCAGCGACAGCCAGTTATTCAGCTGGTAGGTAAGTGCGATGGTGGCCATACCTCTGTACCTGGAGTCGAGGCGGATGTTTCGCCTGAGTGCCCACATGGGGTTCTGTTGGTCATCTTGCCCTATCCATCTTTTATCGTTCCGGATATTCCACCAGTTTTGCAGGTAGAGGTTCCGCTCTTTGTCCAGGTACTCGAAATTATTTTCATAATAGCTGAAGTCCTGGCCCCTGGGGAATACATACAATCCTGAGATAGGGCTGTAGTATAACCCGGAAGATAGCCTGTTGGTGGCGGTTTGTGCGGTAAACGACACGTTGGCATCCATTACGAGGCGGTTGTTGAGCAGCTTGAGCGTTTCTCTGAAATTGATAGCATGTCTGTCGAAAACGTTCGTCGGCAGAATTCCTTTGTTGGATGTATTGGTATATGATAAATAACTCTGTGCTGTTTCGGTACCTCCGCTGAAGGAGATGCCGTTGGTCCAGGTGTTTCCTGTATTGTAAAAATCTTTTACATGGTCTGGTGCATGAATGGGGCGGCCCCAGCTGCCGAGGGAGCCTGGCTGCGGGGTTTTGACGCTATCAGTTCCCGGAGGGTCGGTTTGTGCGTAGCGGTATTGCAGGGAAGGGAGCAGGGAAGGGGTTTCCACGGTGAAGTCGGAGGTGAAGTCTAGCTTACTTCTTCCTGGTTTACCTTTTTTGGTGGTGATGAGTATGACGCCGTTGGCGGCCTGGCTGCCATATAATGCGGCGGCGGAGGCGCCTTTGAGAATGCTGATACTTTCAATATCGTCCGGGTTCAGGTTGGAGATACCGTCGCCACCATCTCTGCCACCGGCGCCGATGATGTTGTTGGATTGCCCCCAGACATCGGTGGGCTGTGAAGGGGTGAAGTTGGCATATGGTACGCCGTCAACGATGTATAGTGGCTGGTTTTCGCGGGTAGATTTATTACCGCGGAGCACCACCCTGACACTGCCGCCTACGCCGGAGGCGCTGCGGGAGATGGTCATGCCGGCAGTTTTACCGCAGAGGGTATTCATGACGTTGGCGTCTTTAACGAGCGAAACATCCTCTCCATCCAGCTGCTGGGTGGCATACGGGAGTTCTTTGGATTTCTTCTGGATACCCATGGCCGTTACAATCAACTCGCCGAGGGCGCGCACGTTTTCCTGCAGCACAACGTTTACTTCGCTGTTGCTGCTGATCATGACTTCTTTGTTAAAGAATCCGACAGAGCTGAAAATAAGCACATCGCCGGGCGAAGCTTTGATGGTAAAAGCTGCGTCGGCGTTGGATTGAGTGCCTTTTAACGTGTTTTTTATCTGGATGGTAACTCCTGGAAGTGGCGTGCCTTTATTATCGCGTATTGTCCCTGTGATATCTCTTTCTAATGAAGCGTGCTTTTCCAGCTCTACGGTTGGTGACTGTCCTGTATCACTTTCCGCACTAACGATTATCTTATTATTTTTTCGGGTAAACTTAAATCCTGTCTGTGCAGATAATGCTGAAAGTACCTCTTCTATTGGCTGTTTATTGCAATTGAGCGAAACTGTTTTTTTTAGATTCAGGTCTGTTTTGTCATAATGGAAGTTGAGTCCTGTTTTGGTTGATATTTCTGACATTACGTCCTCCAGGTTTTTGTCCTTGGCCTGGATACTGACGACGATTTCCGGAGGCGGTGATTCCGCGATTTGCCGGACGCTGCTGGCGATGGAATTCAGACTGCCTGCCAGCAGTAGCGTGAGTATCAATCCTAAGGATAAAAACCATTTCATTGGGCATGGTTTTACCCTCATATCGCGTTAGTTTTTGTTTTTCAGATAGATTGTGTCGTTTTGAATGGTATAAGAAAGTTCTCTGGCCAGGGTAATATCGTCCATTAACTCTTTAATGCCTTCTTCTCTGAAGGTGCCTTTATAGCTCCATTCCTTTTTACTGCTTTGATTGATGAGTGTTACGCCGAAACGGCCTTTCAGGGTACGGGCTATTTCGTCAAAATTGGCATCTTTAAAATTCAGGGTTCCTTTTTTCCATCCTGTAATATAGTCAGGGTTGGAGAAGGAAGATCTTATCATGTTGAGTGATATTCTGTTGAAGCTGATTTTTTCGCTGGGGAGGAGGATGGTGGGTACATCTTCATTACCCTTGCGTTCTACTTTCACTTTTCCGGAAATCAGGGACACGGTGATATCGTCTTCGTGGGCATAGGAACGTACGTTGAAGGAGGTTCCGAGCGCGCTGGTGGCGATGGAGCCGCTATATACGGTGAATGACCTGGCGGGGTCGCGGGCAGCGTCAAACAGGGCTTCGCCTTCTTCCAGCCAGATATTACGGGCTTTTTTGTCGAAATGTTGCGGGTAACGTAGTTTACTGCTACCATTCATGGTAATGGTGCTACCATCTTCCAGGGTAACTGTTTCTGCGATACCGGAAGGGGTGGTGATCTCTATAAAACCATTGACGAGCGCGCGGGTACTTGTTTTGAAGTCGGCGGCCATTGGTTGTGATATGTCGGTTTTATTCCTGGTAAAAGTGAATGTTACGATGATGGCGGCAAAAACAGCAGCAGCGGCGGCGGCGAAATACCATGGGCGGAGGCTTCTGATATTTTCTGCCGGGGCAGGGGGAGTAACTTCCCTTTGCGGTGCTATTTGCTCATTTATAAGGCTTTTAACTTCGTCTAAATCTAATTGGAGTACATCATCATTCTTTACAACAGACTGATGACGATTGATATTCTCGAACCATTGTTCAATGATATGCGCTTCCTCCGGTGAGCAGTTGCCCTGGTTATATTTTTCCAGTAATATTTTTATCTGATCTGTGTTCACCTGTAGCGATTTTGATATTGTGATGTCGTAATAACGTGGAATTGGTACTATATAAATGCAAAAAATATAATTACACCAGGTAACCCAGTAAAATGGAAACCACCAGCAGGATGATGTCCGGCTGGGCATAATTGGCGCGTAATATTTTTAACGCCTTGGTAATCTGGTTTTTAACAGTCTGCTGGGAGAGGTTGAGGTGGGTGGCGATCTGTTCGACACTCAGGTTCTCGAACCTGCTCAGCATGAAAATTTCCTTCATTTTTTCCGGCAGGTGGTTGATGGCCTCGAACATTTCCTGTGTTCTGGCTTTGGTATCCACATGGTCGGTGATGGAATGCGGCTGCTCATCGAAGTGTTCGATGAGCTGCTGCAGATATTTTCTGTAAGTAGTGTTTTTACGGTAGATGTCTATTATTTTATGCCGGGCCGCCTGGTAGAGGTAGGATTTGAGGGATTCCTTCAATACCAGGGTTTGTCTTTTTTCCCACAGGGAAATAAAGAGGTCCTGCAAAACATCTTTGCTGATATCGCTGGCATCCAGTTTACTATAGATAAACAAATACAGCATTTTGCTGTACCGGTCATAGATGGCATTGAAGGCAGCAATGTTATCGCTTTTTATCAGCGATACTAATTCATGATCTTGATAACTGCTGTACATCGAATTACAGGAGAGGAAAAAGCTTTGGTTGACAAATGTTATCGTTATGAAAGTAGTAAATATTTCCGGACATTTCTCTATTTAATTTCGGGAAAATAGTATCATATACGTGGTGTGTCCGGACAAATTATTGTCTCTAAAATAATTACGCTTCTTTCAGGCGAAGTTCATTTTTATATTCTTTTGGTGTTTTTCCGACGATCTCTTTAAAGAATCTGTTGAAATTGGACAGATTTTTAAACCCGCAGGAGTAGGCAATTTCCGCAATAGACCAGTCTTCCTCTGTCAGGCGCTTGCAGGCATGGCCGATACGTACCTCATTGAGGAACTGCACAAAAGACTTCTTGGTTCGGTTTTTAAAGAAGCGGCAGAACGACTGCGGCGACAGGTTAGTAATGCTGGCAACATCCTGCAGGGAGATCTCCTTGGAGAAGTTGTTCATCACATATTTAAAAACTTCATCAATCTTGTGGTTGTCTTTCAGGTTGTAGGCATGCGAATAACCAGTGCTGGCCAGGTAATAGCAATCCCTGGTTTCAGACAGCGTTTTTAAGATGTGGAGCAGGGAGATAATCCTTTCAAGTCCCTCTTTGCGGGGTAAAGACAGGATTTCCGGCTTCAGCAGGTCGTAGGTAGGGCCAGTGATCTTCATACCACGCTGCGCTTTATGGAATAACTCACTCAGCGCCTTGGTTTCCGGAAGGCCGTAAAATTTCTCCCCGAAGATGTCTTTCGGGAAATAAATCACCACAGAACGAGCTTTCAGGCTCTCATCCCCTTTGTAATAGGCCTCGTCGTTGTACCATACATGCGGTATATGTGGCCCGAGAAATACCATGTCGCCCTCCTCAAAGCTTTCTATGCTGTCGCCCACGATGCGCTTTCCATGGCTCTCCGTCACAAATACCAGCTCACATTCGGCATGAAAGTGAAATGGTGTGTTGAAATAAGGATCACATCTTTCGATAATAGTGATCTGGTTATCGGCAAAGGCCCCAACTTTAATAAGAATGGGTTTCATTCACGTATTAATTTTAAGAATTCCTATTATGGCAATTTTTGTTTCATGAGTATTACCATTGTCCTATGAATGTTGCCAAATTATTAAAATTTGGTTAAAAAAATATCATCTTTCCGAAAATGACCTTTTTATGTGATACAAATTAAACAATCACAGGCTTACCGTTTTCCGCTCTTCTTTTGGAATAATTCGTACAACTATGTAAATTTCAGCTTCATTTTGTAATTTACGCTGAGCTAAATCGATATAGCATACTACTTATTATGAAAGGTATCTCTATTAAAGATATTGCTAAACAGGCAGGCGTTTCTCCCACCACTGTTTCATTCGTATTGAATGGTAAGGCAAAAGAGAAAAGAATCAGCGATCAGGTTAGCAAAAAAATTCAGAAAATCGCCGGTAAGCTGAAATATAAACCAAATCAGCTGGCAAGAGGATTGCGTACCGGGAAAACCAAAACAATCGGGCTCATCGTAGAAGATATCGCCAACAGCTTCTTCGCCACACTCGCAAAAGTAGTGGAAGATGAAGCCGATAAATCGGGGTACAAGGTACTGTATGGCTCCACGGAAGACAATACCGAAAAAGCCCGCGGCCTCCTGGACGTACTCAAATACCGCCAGGTAGATGGTTATATTATTACGCCCACGAAAAACCTGGACAAAGACATTGAACTGCTCCAGACAGCCGGCAAGCCCATCGTACTGATGGACCGCTACTTCCCGCATGTGGATTCCAGCTATGTAGTAGTGGATAACTTCAAAGGCGCCAAAGATGCCACTGCCCATCTGATCAAACAGGGATATAAAAAGATTGCCATCATCACCACCACTTCTGATCAGGTGCAGATGAAAGACCGTCTGGACGGCTATCTCAGTGCACTGAAAGATGCCGGCATCGCGGTGAATAAATCTCTCGTCAAAAAATTAGCCTTCGACCAGGAAAGGGAAGGATTTGACGAGGAAATCAAAAAGTTTATCACCAACACGAAAGGACTGGATGCCATCTTCTTTGCAACCAACTACCTGGGCATCTATGGCATTGAAAGTATCCGTAGCCTGGGCCTCGCCATCGGCAAGGAAATTGGCGTAGTGAGCTTCGATGACCATGATATCTTCCGCCTGCATAGTCCGGCCATTACCTGCGTAGCACAGCCTGTTAAGGAAATCGGCCAGCAGATCGTGCAGATCCTCATGCAGGAACTCAACCACCCGGGTACCGAACCGCAACAGGTGGTATTACCACTCGACCTGATCATCAGGCCTTCTTCCCGTAAATGATTAGCCGTCCTACTATAACGTTTTAGCGAACCTTTCGTATAGGCGGCACCGAATATATTTCCAGCATCCCAGGATGCTGGATTTTTTTTGCTGTTTTCCCAAATATCTCCCCCGGAATCTCAACACTTTTTATTGTTTTTTGTTAGCATAAATAGATCGTATGTGCGGTATCGTTACGAAAAGAGATTCAATAATCATTATTCCTGTTGTCCCATTACCCCGTAGAAACAACCAAAATGCACGTTAATTATTGCTTCACTTCATACCTGTATCATGTTCAAGAATTCTATTCATGCTATCTTTCTATTCCTGCTGCTGATCCTGGCAGCTCCTGCGGCCATAGCCCAGCAGTCCATTGACGGAACGGTGGTAGATGCTGCTACCGGTCAGCCACTGGTTGGTGTGGTAGTACTGGTAAAAGGCACCGCCAAAGGCACCACAACGAACGACGCCGGCGCATTCCATCTGAGCGCAGCCCCCGGCACTGTACTTACTTTCAGGTATATCGGCTACGTAGAACAGGATGTTACCGTTTCCGGCAGTACCATGGCCATCAAGCTGGCTGCCGATAATAAAAACCTCAGTGAAGTGGTGGTAACTGCACTGGGTATCAAAAAGGAAAAAAAGGCCCTGGGGTACTCCGTCTCGGAAATAAAGGGCGATGA
The Chitinophaga sp. Cy-1792 genome window above contains:
- a CDS encoding SusC/RagA family TonB-linked outer membrane protein, producing MKWFLSLGLILTLLLAGSLNSIASSVRQIAESPPPEIVVSIQAKDKNLEDVMSEISTKTGLNFHYDKTDLNLKKTVSLNCNKQPIEEVLSALSAQTGFKFTRKNNKIIVSAESDTGQSPTVELEKHASLERDITGTIRDNKGTPLPGVTIQIKNTLKGTQSNADAAFTIKASPGDVLIFSSVGFFNKEVMISSNSEVNVVLQENVRALGELIVTAMGIQKKSKELPYATQQLDGEDVSLVKDANVMNTLCGKTAGMTISRSASGVGGSVRVVLRGNKSTRENQPLYIVDGVPYANFTPSQPTDVWGQSNNIIGAGGRDGGDGISNLNPDDIESISILKGASAAALYGSQAANGVILITTKKGKPGRSKLDFTSDFTVETPSLLPSLQYRYAQTDPPGTDSVKTPQPGSLGSWGRPIHAPDHVKDFYNTGNTWTNGISFSGGTETAQSYLSYTNTSNKGILPTNVFDRHAINFRETLKLLNNRLVMDANVSFTAQTATNRLSSGLYYSPISGLYVFPRGQDFSYYENNFEYLDKERNLYLQNWWNIRNDKRWIGQDDQQNPMWALRRNIRLDSRYRGMATIALTYQLNNWLSLQSRGSFDKSLDQYELEAYAGTQVVLAASNGRYTNEREFNTQLYGDFMLNGSGKVNKWLHLAGNLGSSITDIKAHERTYNGANPNADPGMMYPNKFSVTNIMTNSMDAVHTIEQKQLQALFGNVQLGVKNFLFLDLTGRNDWSSTFAYTPTLHKGYFYYSAGTSVILSDVLKLPKAIEFLRARFSFAKVGNDIASYSSNPAPFTMQTIAGVTRVVLNQRTPYPGVSLEPEDNHSVESGIEARFLNGRISADVTWYKNNNYKQYMEVPAPPGSKYMTYYLNMGNIQNKGWEVTLTVTPVRSKKINWTSTINYAANKNKVIKLSNANIPGADNTNSFTLTDFGVNMFGSFIQEGGSWGDIYSNKELIKNAKGQYLLDDSGQLKREPVFKRVGNPNPDFTLGWNNSIYYGNFALSFLIDGRFGGKVMSVTQAVLDSYGVSEVTAKARDNGGVAINAVYPDGTPFTGKMDAQKYYTSIGGRAGIGEMYMYDATNIRLRELSLSYRIPLKWKWLRNARVGLIGRNLLFFKLSAPFDPEVSMGAGNGLQGVDVFGLPPTRSYGMNLKIGF
- a CDS encoding AraC family transcriptional regulator, encoding MKPILIKVGAFADNQITIIERCDPYFNTPFHFHAECELVFVTESHGKRIVGDSIESFEEGDMVFLGPHIPHVWYNDEAYYKGDESLKARSVVIYFPKDIFGEKFYGLPETKALSELFHKAQRGMKITGPTYDLLKPEILSLPRKEGLERIISLLHILKTLSETRDCYYLASTGYSHAYNLKDNHKIDEVFKYVMNNFSKEISLQDVASITNLSPQSFCRFFKNRTKKSFVQFLNEVRIGHACKRLTEEDWSIAEIAYSCGFKNLSNFNRFFKEIVGKTPKEYKNELRLKEA
- a CDS encoding LacI family DNA-binding transcriptional regulator, producing the protein MKGISIKDIAKQAGVSPTTVSFVLNGKAKEKRISDQVSKKIQKIAGKLKYKPNQLARGLRTGKTKTIGLIVEDIANSFFATLAKVVEDEADKSGYKVLYGSTEDNTEKARGLLDVLKYRQVDGYIITPTKNLDKDIELLQTAGKPIVLMDRYFPHVDSSYVVVDNFKGAKDATAHLIKQGYKKIAIITTTSDQVQMKDRLDGYLSALKDAGIAVNKSLVKKLAFDQEREGFDEEIKKFITNTKGLDAIFFATNYLGIYGIESIRSLGLAIGKEIGVVSFDDHDIFRLHSPAITCVAQPVKEIGQQIVQILMQELNHPGTEPQQVVLPLDLIIRPSSRK
- a CDS encoding FecR family protein, encoding MNTDQIKILLEKYNQGNCSPEEAHIIEQWFENINRHQSVVKNDDVLQLDLDEVKSLINEQIAPQREVTPPAPAENIRSLRPWYFAAAAAAVFAAIIVTFTFTRNKTDISQPMAADFKTSTRALVNGFIEITTPSGIAETVTLEDGSTITMNGSSKLRYPQHFDKKARNIWLEEGEALFDAARDPARSFTVYSGSIATSALGTSFNVRSYAHEDDITVSLISGKVKVERKGNEDVPTILLPSEKISFNRISLNMIRSSFSNPDYITGWKKGTLNFKDANFDEIARTLKGRFGVTLINQSSKKEWSYKGTFREEGIKELMDDITLARELSYTIQNDTIYLKNKN
- a CDS encoding RNA polymerase sigma factor, whose product is MYSSYQDHELVSLIKSDNIAAFNAIYDRYSKMLYLFIYSKLDASDISKDVLQDLFISLWEKRQTLVLKESLKSYLYQAARHKIIDIYRKNTTYRKYLQQLIEHFDEQPHSITDHVDTKARTQEMFEAINHLPEKMKEIFMLSRFENLSVEQIATHLNLSQQTVKNQITKALKILRANYAQPDIILLVVSILLGYLV